A stretch of Girardinichthys multiradiatus isolate DD_20200921_A chromosome 20, DD_fGirMul_XY1, whole genome shotgun sequence DNA encodes these proteins:
- the zgc:113054 gene encoding uncharacterized protein zgc:113054 isoform X3 — MLHEKVPDTPVEVIVDLLTKAKGIAATCAAVPEELKTHLKKALDIASGLDDYLEKMTTKESEHLAELYEKTVSHDWDQVFKEGKTKFQLPKECITGHVEGQALKMLIHMSHARRVLEIGMFTGYGALSMAEGLPDDGCLVACELEPYLKEFAQPIFDKSPHGKKITVKTGPAMDTLKELVAAGDQFDMVFIDADKSNYINYYNFIMDNNLLTLQGVICVDNSLFKAKVYLKDTTDSNGLALREFNQFIANDPRVEQVIVPLRDGISLIRRVSVASTHLLSQANITDDEVFRGVQGRSILNRMRLDGKVAYVTGGGQGIGRGFAHALGEAGAKVAVVDMDRTKAQAVVKELFLKGVHAIPIKADISKSDDVQRMVDTIVSKWGAIHIACNNAGINKNSASEDTSLEEWDQTFNVNLRGTFMCCQAAGRVMLKQGYGKIINTASMASLIENHSERHYLQMEKRGTVLNLLKSGWYTKITPRQH; from the exons ATGCTGCACGAAAAAG TTCCTGACACCCCTGTGGAAGTCATAGTGGATCTGTTGACAAAGGCTAAGGGCATAGCTGCAacatgtgctgctgttccagaGGAACTGAAAACTCACCTGAAGAAGGCTCTGGACATCGCCAGCGGACTGGATGACTACTTGGAGAAGATGACCACCAAAGAAAGTGAACATCTAGCAGAGCTTTATGA GAAGACGGTGTCTCATGACTGGGACCAAGTGTTTAAGGAGGGAAAGACTAAGTTTCAGCTTCCAAAGGAGTGCATCACTGGCCATGTTGAGG GCCAGGCACTTAAGATGCTGATTCACATGAGTCATGCTAGGAGGGTCCTGGAGATTGGGATGTTCACCGGCTATGGAGCTCTGTCCATGGCAGAGGGGCTTCCGGATGATGGCTGCTTGGTGGCCTGTGAGTTAGAACCGTACCTTAAAGAGTTCGCTCAGCCCATCTTCGACAAGTCCCCACATGGTAAAAAGATAACCGTCAAGACTGGACCTGCCATGGACACCCTAAAG gaattAGTCGCCGCCGGTGACCAGTTTGACATGGTCTTCATTGATGCAGACAAGAGTAATTATATCAACTACTACAACTTTATCATGGACAACAACTTGTTGACATTGCAAGGGGTTATATGTGTCGATAACTCGCTCTTCAAAGCAAAGGTTTATCTTAAAGACACGACAGATAGCAACGGCCTGGCGCTTCGAGAGTTCAACCAGTTTATTGCAAATGATCCCCGGGTAGAGCAG GTCATCGTCCCTCTCAGAGATGGTATCAGCCTTATCCGGCGTGTATCTGTGGCCTCAACACATTTGCTGTCTCAG GCTAACATAACAGACGACGAAGTTTTCCGTGGCGTCCAGGGTCGTTCCATACTAAATCGAATGCGCCTGGATGGAAAGGTAGCCTATGTGACTGGTGGCGGGCAGGGCATCGGCCGAGGGTTTGCTCACGCCCTGGGTGAGGCTGGTGCCAAGGTTGCTGTTGTGGACATGGACCGCACCAAAGCTCAGGCAGTGGTTAAGGAGCTCTTCCTTAAAG GCGTCCACGCCATTCCCATCAAAGCTGACATCAGCAAGTCAGACGACGTGCAGAGGATGGTTGACACCATCGTCTCTAAATGGGGAGCGATCCACATCGCCTGCAACAACGCTGGCATCAACAAGAACTCGGCCAGCGAAGACACCAGTTTAGAGGAGTGGGACCAGACCTTTAATGTAAACCTGAGGGGGACGTTCATGTGCTGTCAG GCGGCAGGTCGAGTGATGTTAAAGCAGGGATACGGAAAGATTATCAACACTGCCTCCATGGCCAGTCTAATAG aaaaccacagtgagaggcATTATCTACAAATGGAGAAACGTGGAACAGTGCTGAACCTTCTGAAGAGTGGCTGGtataccaaaattactccaagacaGCAttga
- the zgc:113054 gene encoding uncharacterized protein zgc:113054 isoform X1 has protein sequence MLHEKVPDTPVEVIVDLLTKAKGIAATCAAVPEELKTHLKKALDIASGLDDYLEKMTTKESEHLAELYEKTVSHDWDQVFKEGKTKFQLPKECITGHVEGQALKMLIHMSHARRVLEIGMFTGYGALSMAEGLPDDGCLVACELEPYLKEFAQPIFDKSPHGKKITVKTGPAMDTLKELVAAGDQFDMVFIDADKSNYINYYNFIMDNNLLTLQGVICVDNSLFKAKVYLKDTTDSNGLALREFNQFIANDPRVEQVIVPLRDGISLIRRVSVASTHLLSQANITDDEVFRGVQGRSILNRMRLDGKVAYVTGGGQGIGRGFAHALGEAGAKVAVVDMDRTKAQAVVKELFLKGVHAIPIKADISKSDDVQRMVDTIVSKWGAIHIACNNAGINKNSASEDTSLEEWDQTFNVNLRGTFMCCQAAGRVMLKQGYGKIINTASMASLIVPHPQKQLSYNASKAGVVKLTQTLGTEWIDRGVRVNCISPGIVDTPLIHSEDLRPLVQRWLSDIPAGRLAQVTDLQAAVVYLASDVSDYMTGHNLVIEGGQSLW, from the exons ATGCTGCACGAAAAAG TTCCTGACACCCCTGTGGAAGTCATAGTGGATCTGTTGACAAAGGCTAAGGGCATAGCTGCAacatgtgctgctgttccagaGGAACTGAAAACTCACCTGAAGAAGGCTCTGGACATCGCCAGCGGACTGGATGACTACTTGGAGAAGATGACCACCAAAGAAAGTGAACATCTAGCAGAGCTTTATGA GAAGACGGTGTCTCATGACTGGGACCAAGTGTTTAAGGAGGGAAAGACTAAGTTTCAGCTTCCAAAGGAGTGCATCACTGGCCATGTTGAGG GCCAGGCACTTAAGATGCTGATTCACATGAGTCATGCTAGGAGGGTCCTGGAGATTGGGATGTTCACCGGCTATGGAGCTCTGTCCATGGCAGAGGGGCTTCCGGATGATGGCTGCTTGGTGGCCTGTGAGTTAGAACCGTACCTTAAAGAGTTCGCTCAGCCCATCTTCGACAAGTCCCCACATGGTAAAAAGATAACCGTCAAGACTGGACCTGCCATGGACACCCTAAAG gaattAGTCGCCGCCGGTGACCAGTTTGACATGGTCTTCATTGATGCAGACAAGAGTAATTATATCAACTACTACAACTTTATCATGGACAACAACTTGTTGACATTGCAAGGGGTTATATGTGTCGATAACTCGCTCTTCAAAGCAAAGGTTTATCTTAAAGACACGACAGATAGCAACGGCCTGGCGCTTCGAGAGTTCAACCAGTTTATTGCAAATGATCCCCGGGTAGAGCAG GTCATCGTCCCTCTCAGAGATGGTATCAGCCTTATCCGGCGTGTATCTGTGGCCTCAACACATTTGCTGTCTCAG GCTAACATAACAGACGACGAAGTTTTCCGTGGCGTCCAGGGTCGTTCCATACTAAATCGAATGCGCCTGGATGGAAAGGTAGCCTATGTGACTGGTGGCGGGCAGGGCATCGGCCGAGGGTTTGCTCACGCCCTGGGTGAGGCTGGTGCCAAGGTTGCTGTTGTGGACATGGACCGCACCAAAGCTCAGGCAGTGGTTAAGGAGCTCTTCCTTAAAG GCGTCCACGCCATTCCCATCAAAGCTGACATCAGCAAGTCAGACGACGTGCAGAGGATGGTTGACACCATCGTCTCTAAATGGGGAGCGATCCACATCGCCTGCAACAACGCTGGCATCAACAAGAACTCGGCCAGCGAAGACACCAGTTTAGAGGAGTGGGACCAGACCTTTAATGTAAACCTGAGGGGGACGTTCATGTGCTGTCAG GCGGCAGGTCGAGTGATGTTAAAGCAGGGATACGGAAAGATTATCAACACTGCCTCCATGGCCAGTCTAATAG TCCCCCATCCTCAGAAGCAGCTTTCTTACAACGCTTCCAAAGCTGGTGTGGTCAAACTGACTCAGACTTTGGGAACCGAATGGATCGATAGAGGAGTGCGTGTCAACTGCATCTCACC GGGGATTGTTGACACCCCTCTCATCCACTCGGAGGATCTGAGGCCTCTGGTGCAGCGCTGGCTGTCAGATATTCCTGCTGGTAGACTGGCTCAAGTGACAGACCTGCAAGCCGCAGTGGTCTACTTGGCATCTGACGTCTCTGACTACATGACAGGGCATAACTTAGTCATAGAGGGTGGGCAAAGTCTGTGGTAG
- the zgc:113054 gene encoding uncharacterized protein zgc:113054 isoform X2 codes for MIPDTPVEVIVDLLTKAKGIAATCAAVPEELKTHLKKALDIASGLDDYLEKMTTKESEHLAELYEKTVSHDWDQVFKEGKTKFQLPKECITGHVEGQALKMLIHMSHARRVLEIGMFTGYGALSMAEGLPDDGCLVACELEPYLKEFAQPIFDKSPHGKKITVKTGPAMDTLKELVAAGDQFDMVFIDADKSNYINYYNFIMDNNLLTLQGVICVDNSLFKAKVYLKDTTDSNGLALREFNQFIANDPRVEQVIVPLRDGISLIRRVSVASTHLLSQANITDDEVFRGVQGRSILNRMRLDGKVAYVTGGGQGIGRGFAHALGEAGAKVAVVDMDRTKAQAVVKELFLKGVHAIPIKADISKSDDVQRMVDTIVSKWGAIHIACNNAGINKNSASEDTSLEEWDQTFNVNLRGTFMCCQAAGRVMLKQGYGKIINTASMASLIVPHPQKQLSYNASKAGVVKLTQTLGTEWIDRGVRVNCISPGIVDTPLIHSEDLRPLVQRWLSDIPAGRLAQVTDLQAAVVYLASDVSDYMTGHNLVIEGGQSLW; via the exons ATGA TTCCTGACACCCCTGTGGAAGTCATAGTGGATCTGTTGACAAAGGCTAAGGGCATAGCTGCAacatgtgctgctgttccagaGGAACTGAAAACTCACCTGAAGAAGGCTCTGGACATCGCCAGCGGACTGGATGACTACTTGGAGAAGATGACCACCAAAGAAAGTGAACATCTAGCAGAGCTTTATGA GAAGACGGTGTCTCATGACTGGGACCAAGTGTTTAAGGAGGGAAAGACTAAGTTTCAGCTTCCAAAGGAGTGCATCACTGGCCATGTTGAGG GCCAGGCACTTAAGATGCTGATTCACATGAGTCATGCTAGGAGGGTCCTGGAGATTGGGATGTTCACCGGCTATGGAGCTCTGTCCATGGCAGAGGGGCTTCCGGATGATGGCTGCTTGGTGGCCTGTGAGTTAGAACCGTACCTTAAAGAGTTCGCTCAGCCCATCTTCGACAAGTCCCCACATGGTAAAAAGATAACCGTCAAGACTGGACCTGCCATGGACACCCTAAAG gaattAGTCGCCGCCGGTGACCAGTTTGACATGGTCTTCATTGATGCAGACAAGAGTAATTATATCAACTACTACAACTTTATCATGGACAACAACTTGTTGACATTGCAAGGGGTTATATGTGTCGATAACTCGCTCTTCAAAGCAAAGGTTTATCTTAAAGACACGACAGATAGCAACGGCCTGGCGCTTCGAGAGTTCAACCAGTTTATTGCAAATGATCCCCGGGTAGAGCAG GTCATCGTCCCTCTCAGAGATGGTATCAGCCTTATCCGGCGTGTATCTGTGGCCTCAACACATTTGCTGTCTCAG GCTAACATAACAGACGACGAAGTTTTCCGTGGCGTCCAGGGTCGTTCCATACTAAATCGAATGCGCCTGGATGGAAAGGTAGCCTATGTGACTGGTGGCGGGCAGGGCATCGGCCGAGGGTTTGCTCACGCCCTGGGTGAGGCTGGTGCCAAGGTTGCTGTTGTGGACATGGACCGCACCAAAGCTCAGGCAGTGGTTAAGGAGCTCTTCCTTAAAG GCGTCCACGCCATTCCCATCAAAGCTGACATCAGCAAGTCAGACGACGTGCAGAGGATGGTTGACACCATCGTCTCTAAATGGGGAGCGATCCACATCGCCTGCAACAACGCTGGCATCAACAAGAACTCGGCCAGCGAAGACACCAGTTTAGAGGAGTGGGACCAGACCTTTAATGTAAACCTGAGGGGGACGTTCATGTGCTGTCAG GCGGCAGGTCGAGTGATGTTAAAGCAGGGATACGGAAAGATTATCAACACTGCCTCCATGGCCAGTCTAATAG TCCCCCATCCTCAGAAGCAGCTTTCTTACAACGCTTCCAAAGCTGGTGTGGTCAAACTGACTCAGACTTTGGGAACCGAATGGATCGATAGAGGAGTGCGTGTCAACTGCATCTCACC GGGGATTGTTGACACCCCTCTCATCCACTCGGAGGATCTGAGGCCTCTGGTGCAGCGCTGGCTGTCAGATATTCCTGCTGGTAGACTGGCTCAAGTGACAGACCTGCAAGCCGCAGTGGTCTACTTGGCATCTGACGTCTCTGACTACATGACAGGGCATAACTTAGTCATAGAGGGTGGGCAAAGTCTGTGGTAG